The stretch of DNA tatacttggaATACTCCAAGTGTGAGTTAAATCCCATATTTtatagaatagacaaagttaaatattatataagatgAAAGGCCTATAACTCCATTGGCTTAAGATTTTAgattttgaagataaaaatagtaaaaattgtgTCAAacgtcttatatgtgtaagaccaatgtcatatatatagaaCCATAATTAATGACTATAACCCACCCATCAATATATGATTATGTGAGTTTTTAGGGTATAGAAAGAGGGCTATGGATACTGATGTGATGgatttatttagaaataaaacagtCAAGAATTATAGAATACATTGAAATATTTTGGAGAAGGGTTTTGGGTGAAGATAAAGAGTGAAAGAGATCTAGAGATAGTTTTGGTTACGTGGAAACATTAAATGGGACaacatcttatttaaaatttacgaGGGTTAAAATTAACCATTTTAAAAGATTCAAAACtaaatgaagttaaatttagAACCATAGAAAGGTATATTATTCCTAAagaaataggaaaggaagtcACCCGTAACACTAATGTAAttgaatatatgatatttttcacttttcataaTATGATTATGTACCAACTTTTACTTTCACATTTTGTGTcattaggttttttattttgtaattgagATTGAGAGAAGTCACTTAGTTGTTAAAAACTTCTGTTTTGACCTTTTGTTCATGTTTTGTACatctttgtaattaaaaaaaaaactaaggtAATTGTATATGTAGTTCCATGGTAGACATATGTTGGACTGTTACTATTGGCTTATTCATAGAGTTTGGTCATGTTAAATAACTTTTCTTTATACTGTTTTGGGTTCAAACATTGTAACAGCTTAAGCCATGATATCATTCCCTCCAAATCTGACCATCAAAGTTTGTGCATATTCGTTTTTTCTTTGAGTAAAATGTTCATACTACAGTTGGAATCTGTTTAGAAAGTGGGCTTAATTAGTAACTGTCTATTGGCTTAATTAGAAAATGTTCCTTTGTCAcctcttttttatttgtcttattATTCTCTCTCAATTGGTAAGCCTTCTTTCTCAACAGTTATTTGCCTCTGATTGTCAcctcttttttatttgtcttgtcATTGTCTCTCAATTGGTTGTTGTTCTTCCTCAGTTGTTTGGTTCATTTCTTAACTGATATTTCCAATCTTGTTAAATTTGGCATGCAGGCAGATTCCATATATTTAATGATCGCAATTGTGTTTAATGGAGGTTGCTGTCCTTTTTTGCTTTGACCACGTTCAGAGTTATTGTGTTCCTTCCCACCCTTCAGATTCGAAAACTGTGTTTAACTGAAACTTTGAATTGTATAAGTTTCTTGTGTTTATGTTAACATAATGGCTAACAATGCCAACTCCTCCTCCAAAACCCAACCCCCTTATGCTCCTAATCCTAACCATCAAAATTTCTTACAAAACAATGGTGTGGGCATGACACCCCAGCCCCAATTTTGTTCTGGCAACCACCAAAGCCAAAGCCTGTCACCCCCTTTTATGCAGCGACTACCTATGAATGTGGCACCTTTCATGAATGCTgcaaatcataattattttcccTTGCAAAACGATCAGATGCATCTGTGTCAAATGGGTATGCCTGGTCATCAACAGGGTCAACCCCTTGTGGGGGTTTTAGGTCCCCAAAATAACGTTGGCAATCCCAATTACAGCAATCCAATGTATCCTGTTCAGGGACAAGTCATACTGAATGCAGCTCAAATCAATTTGTCTCATTTACAGGGACAAATGTTGGCACAGAGTATTTTGAATATACTTCAGCCGTCTAATGTGAATATGAGTATGCCAAATGGCCAATTTCGTGCCCCTTATCCTATGCAGAATATGAATCAACAGTTACCTACACAAATGTCAAGTCCTTCTCAAGTGGTTCCGCATGGCATGCATCCTGGTTCCTTCCCCATGTTTGGGTTTCCAAACCAACTGCCTCAGGCTATGGTCCCTCAGAGTTCATTACTTTCTCCAAGTCCACAGTTAGGTTTTGAGCCTGGAAGGCATGTCCGGCTGCATATTGACCCGAACGAGAAAAACCTTGCTCCACCAAACGTGAATGCAAATGCTTTTGTATCACAGTCGCCTTTTTCATCTCATCAATTACAAGGGAATACTTCTGGGTCACTTAATTCTGATTTGGCTCATACAAGTAACTCTCAACCTCCTGCACTTTTAAAGTCGCACTCACAGGTATTTAAACTGAAGTGTTTTATGTCTTTTCAATGTATGTTAGCAGAATTTATTGTTCTACTACATGTAAATACTATTGTAAATGAAGCCGTGGTATTATATTTACTGCAAATCTCAATAATTGTTGCAGGTGAATCCTTAtggaaatattaaaactaatgtTCCAAATACCAACTGGAATGGATCACCCAGCAAAAACTTCAAAAATAGACCAACACGAGGGGGGTTTAAAGGAgggtatgttatttttttttctctttgttactCTTGATCACTTGCATGTTTTTCCTCGGCGTTACAATTGTCCTATTTCTTTAGATTCCAGAAGTCTAAATTTAATGATGTGAATAATGGAAAGCGCAGAACTGGGTTTCTTAAAGATCATAATGGAAGAGGTTTGAACTTTTCTACCTTGTTACCCAGATGAAATATTTTCTATGGTTAGGCTAATGTTGTGATGGAAACAGGCCCTTACAGTGGGAGGGCAGCACAGGATAGTGTAAGATCAAAGGAACTTAAGCAGCAACTAGAAAGGTAGCTTCTGCTTCACTTTCTGATTCTTTTTTATCTGGTACCAGTCTATTACTTGTTTGCAGTCCTTTTTTAATTGTCTTTGTTGATAATGATAATGTGTAACAACGAGATGCTAATTAAATAGTTCTTAGTTTATTTGTTACTTCCTGAAATTGAAGGTTATTTTACATTGCTGATTCTGGAGTGCTAAAAATGATGCTAGTAGATATCAACTGAATGtaatattttcttgaaaatgTGAGAATTTACTTGAAAAAGAATGATGTACACCACAAAAGTAGAacaatgttaatagaaaattcTCGCCACTCAGCTAGAAGTTTTGGCATATTATCCTTGATTCTGTGTACAAATGTCCAGTTTTCTTAACTGTCATTACTCACTACCTATGGGCCATAGGGAAAGCCAACtctatatttaacccttatttgtAACCAGCTCTAATACATGCATTAATCAACTATTCATTTTAGCTAAAGGTTAGCAATGTAAAAATTGTTGGCATATAAGCATATTGTAGTACAGGAAAATATTTCggtctattttaattttgaactgTGAGATGAAGCATGGTAGTCAGAAAACATCTGAGACTGAAAATACTAGATGGACATAATGGTAACCATCAAGCCATGTTACAGGCTCACAATTGTGTCCACCACTGTACTTTGTAGGTCATGCTTTGAACATCTCTGAAAACAAAAGTTTATTTGGGATGACTGCACACACTCTTGCAGTGTATGTGGCATTAAGGGTCCAACAATGgtaacttttttttccttttaatggTTCTTATATAGATTCATGGGTATTTGATATTGATGATTAGGTGTTAAGAGGAGTTCCTTGGGtagttaaatttagttttagaaGTTGAccttatgtttttcttttaatagcCATAATAAGCAAGGAATTTGATATGGTTTTACACACATGATTCAAAGACTAAGCTACAGGACATGCTTGTTCTCCTCCTTCCCATTTATCTCAACACACTTCTCCTAACCCTAACTACTATAGAATTCTTACCAAAATGGGGCATGCTTGCCTTTGTTTGAGTTTGCCACCAAGACATGTCATCGGGTTCTAATATTAGGAATTTTCTACGAGGATATATTGAAGAGATTTAATACCAATGAGTTAGAGCAAATCCATATAAGAAAGCATGGCACCATtttcaacccaaaatcttaaggatTTGTGTTTGTGGGTCTTTTTACCTTATACATcactcaactttttcatttttactcaatgagGAACTTTCAACTCATACTTAAATTTCTAACTAGCCAAAATATAATAGAGACCAAACAAAGATGATTTTTCTCCCAATTAACATTTTCTAGTTTGTTATGTTTAGGAATCATGGTAGGAAAAATACCAATTGATGCAGATGATGCAGGGTTTGTCATAGATAGGAAATCCACCTTAGGATATTTGCATGTTCTTGGGTAGAAATTTGGTgaggaaaagtaagaaacaaaatgttgttGCAAGGTCTAGTGTAGAGGCTAAATTCCAAGCTATGTGAATTGTTATGGATGAGAATTATTCTAAATGATCTTAAAGTGGCATGTTAAGAACCTATGATTCTTTATCTTTTGTGATAATAAGTCAGCTATTAGCATTGTTCACAATCCAGTTCAGTATGATAGACCAAACACATAGAGATAGATCGACActtaattaaatagaaattagATAGTGGCCTTGTTACTACTTGTTATATCCCATCTGAACTTCAGTTAGcagatttgtttacaaaagGTCTTCCTAGTAAGTGATTTCATGATTTCACATGCAAGTTAGGAATGATAGATATCCATTCCActagcttgagggggagtgttgtTAGGATATTAAATTACTAGAAGTTGTTAGTAGATTCTAAAGATCTcttgtaattattactttaagGTTTGAGTTCTCTATATATAGAAGTGGATGTActgttttgaatcaattgaataaaaatctTCTTTCGTTTACATTAATTCTTTCAAGTATGATAGTAGAGCGGGTGTATGTGGGGTGGTGGCAACAACAATAAGGGTAGTGAAAATGGTAACAGAGGCAATAATGGGAGGGATGGTGGCAAGAGCAGGAACAATTATGACAGGGGTGGTGACAATGATAATAATGGAGTTGGAGTGGTGTGAGAGTAGAAAGGTAGACTATTCTATCATGTTGCCTTCTAATCTAGCTCTTTTCATAGGATAAGAAATACATCCCACTAAGATAGATAGTAgaattagggatgacaaataaatctaCACTCGAGGAAATCTGTGGATAAAATTCGTAACAAATTCtaaaagaatattattaatGGATAACCATGGATAATGGACAAGAGTATTTCAATTACTCGGTTCTTAATAAAACGGGTATGGATATCATGGTATCCAACCCACATATACTTGCTAATCATTATTagtgaattttatttgaatatttgaagaaaCAAGTGGTAAAAAATTTAGTCACGAGTGAGAGAAGTATTATTCATTAAAGAATgttttagaatttgattttatatatttatatttgttttctttagacctatgaaatttaaattatttctagaAAGATTAATTCTTTAAAACTTATTCTTTGGCGCAACTCAATTAAAGAAATCATATATGTTGCACCAAACAATTGATTAATAGAATCTTTTTTGCAAAGATGCTCTCGACTAGAAAGGTGAAACAGTTGGCAAAGACCTACATATGGAAATTTCTGTTGGAGGGAAATTTTCCAAATTGATTCTTGTAATGGAGGCATGATAAACAGATAATACATCTAGTATagtatttttaacttttgcattCAACATGGACATAAGTATGTGTTGTGTGTAAGACAAGTGTGGTAGTCAAACAACACATGTGGTTCTATATAATTACATCGTCCTGCCTCCCTTCAACATATTGAATCAATAAGGTTGTGGCCTTTCACAATTTCGGTACCAGACTTGTGATTTTTGTCCAAATAAATGTTTTCCAGAATCCAGATAACCTTCTAAATGAAATTAGATTTGCTTTTggtgttatttttataaattgtctGCTTTCTTATTagatttttattgtcttttcactattaaattacttttcttAAACTTCGAATTTCTCAACTTATTCTTTTATACTGAAAATACCTTAACTCTAACCCTGATTTTTTAATGATTGCTATTATTTCATTTCTTGAATGGTTAGATCTTTCTCTGTGACTTACACTGAGCAAGAAATCAAACAATGGCGTGAAGCACGGAAAAAGAATCATCCTTGTAACAACTTTCAGAAGGTTGTAAACAAACTGATGTATCTACTGCTTGTGTTTATCAGatgttattttctaaatatcaaTTCCTGAATACTAATTGCAGAGGCACTGTGAATGGCCGATGGACTCCAAGGTCATTAAAAGGGAGGTCTTACAAAGAGAGGTATACTTAGAGGGATGTTATTAGCATGTAACACTTcccaatataatattatcatgtaaaatttaataatgttgTTCAATATATAAGTTAAGAAAATAGGCTTTTTTAGCAGGAAATATATGTGCTGACATAAATATTCCTTGAACTCAGCAAATGGTATTCCAATTCATTAGCAGTGTATATATCTTGTCTTTGCAGCTTAAGGAGGTTTTAGCAAAGCAAGCTGAATTGGGAATCGAAGTTGCTGAAATACCATCACACTACCTTAAGAATTCTGATAATCAAGGTCTTCAGAATGAAGGGAAAaacaaatttagtgacaaaaGAAAGTTCCAAAACAAGTTCAACAAGAAATTAGACAGAAAAGGTCGGTTCGGCAAGAAGCAAAAGTTTGCTGACTTTTCAGAAAGCCCTTCATTAAAAATGAGGAAGCCAACTTTATTGCAGAAACTCTTGAGTGCAGATATAAGCAAGGATAAGAGCCACCTGTTTCAGGTTTTCAGGTTCATGGTAATAAATTCTTTCTTCAAACATTGTCCTGATAAGCCACTTAGATATCCATCAGTCATGGTTAAAGAGAACTGGTCTGAAGTTGACACTAAAAAAGATATTCCTAAACGCGGGAACGAGGGAGCTGTCAAAAAAATTGCTAGCCTAAATAATGATGATCATAGTAGTGAAGACGAAGACAGTGATGTGGATGAGAATGACTCTATTGTACATAATAATCCACACAAAGAACTTTTTTCCTTGGTTAAAGAAGGATTTGAGAAATCTGATGAAGAGGGAGAAATTTTAGAATGAAATTCGAATATTGGTGCTCCACTTTTTGCAGCAAAGTTTTGAATACTGTAGTGGTAACATTTTTTGTTTAGTCATTTGTTTCCCTTATGGTTTTACCATCATGCGTAATGTTacagtaaatatatttttgcagCAAAGGTTTCTTAATACTAATATTACACACTATATTTGCGCAAATGTCTATCTGCTGCTTTTAGCAAAGGATTCAAAGATTAGGGAAAGTTtaagtagatatttttaatatattttgatttgatttcttaTTTACTATCCGAgcctttttcccattttttcttatttttcttttctgctaacatgttttttttactattaccatttttttctctatttgcACATTTCAGTAAAATTTTCCTCTccatattatgtatatatatatatatatatatatatattatatatatatatatatatatatgagaaaaaaCGAAAGAGATAATGAGAAGCGTCAAAAGTAGATTAACCCTCAAacttacattttctttttctaagttTCGTCCTAAACTTTTTATATAGTTATTACAAATATTCATTCAgatatcattaatttatttatagaaggTTGCATATTGTATACTACATTTAAATAACTTATTAATTCAAGTAAGGGTGACTTTTCCTACACTACCATAAGATATGAAATTCCTATATTAAAtctcattaaaattataataaaaattcctACACCTTATTAATATTTTCGATTTTTGGTTGGGTATTCCAGAAGTAATTTCTGGATTtagaatacaaatattttcgaattttgaaataatttctgAAACActtgttttggatttttttttttattccgaAATGGTTGGTACGGAAGGTATTTTTAATATGGATGGCACAAGCGCAAGGGGAAGGGGAAATGGGAATGAAAAGTAATTTTGGATTTTTACTTTGAATTAGGGGTAAAAGGGGAAATTTAAAGTATACGGGGTgctggaagaaaaaaaagtggtgCGGGAAGTAGCAGCCTTCAAGTAATATGATTGTTACTAAGATTAGTTTTTCAAGCTTAGACAAAATTAATTGGGCTgcaacatttttctttattaaatgcATTTAAGTGTTAGATTGTCAAGGTTGTGTTTATAGTTCTTTATGAAGTATGTAATTGTATTAAAACACACGTACTCATATTTAGTGTTGTTTTGAGCATTTCAACAACTTGTATTTCTTTATTTGTAGAAGGTTAAGATCCATGAATACTTTCATGTATCTTTAATCATATTTCTTGtaaaaacttttcattttcattcattttttcattttagataAAGCAAGTAACACGTAAAAGGTATGCACAATTCGTATCGTTGTCATTCTTAATTTTAGGATGTTTGATTCTTCTTATGTGGTTCCTAATGCCTCTTAAGGTTTAGATAAACACTTTAcagaaaatgttaaatatatttttctaaaatattcttatgttaaaaaaacatatacaaatataaCCCTTCAACTACCAAAAGATATGATATGTTACCTAATGTCACATTTTTTAGGACACATGTTTTCCCTTTTTAATCTTTGATCATTTTATGATTCCAAATTCTTATTATTCTAACCCTAATGAAAACCAGTCTAACATTGACTCATCTTACATACCAACGAAGGACATAAGTAATTACTCTTGCTCTAATGTATTCTTATATGGAAAGGTATTTAGTCTACttgtaattcatattttgtttttaattattttgagttACCATAATATATCTTTATCATATTTAGCAATGGAGGGAGGTTTCCTTGCCACGAGGATTTTCCTTTTATGCTTAACTTCAAATTTGGAGCTTAATGTTTCCTTGCAGTGAAGGTTTCTTAAAATGTTACTTAGCGTCAAATTTCATTACTTAGTTGTAGgcttaaattttacttttttcttagtTCATCTTTCTGGCTTGAGCTGCAACTTTTGGGGCTTAGTAACAActtcatattttcttcattttacttGCAAAAGAGcataaaatgtatcaaatttcactttttatattttctcataaCCACAATATGTGTAATTAAGGCCTTTATGATCATTCTTTCATAGAATTAATACAAGATAAGTGTCTAAATGACATGCAATTTAACTAATAATACTAGACACTTAACAACATGTCCCAACTTTAGCTCTTTACTTGTCCTAAAAAAAAGCTTGAAACAGTTCCACAAAATGGTTTCAAAAAGATTTGATCATGGTTGTTTAGAAATTCATAAATCACACTTTATCAAAAAGCTAAGAGAAATGCAATCAAGTACTTGAATTAGAACTAATGAAATCAGTTTGACACAAGTTAtcatagttaaagattaaacaCAAGGTCTCTCAAATGATTTTTTGCTTAAGTGCATAATTGCATCCTTCGAAGTTGTTAAAGTGTTTGTTGTCTTATCATCCTTTACAATTGTCCACTTAGCTTTGTATTTTCATTCTCCACAGCTATGTAGACATGATTGGCAAAGATCACAAAGGTCTTTTGGGCTTGTAACGTGGTTGGACTAtaaaaaaactttgtttttcAAGACAAGCAAGACTTACTGctaaaaaggaaaacaacaaTTTGCAAGTGCTATGACTCTAGCCTATTCCAACcatctttttgttttgtttttctcttctgCCAATTTCTTTTCAATTCATTCCTATTAGGTACTATTTGCTTTGATTTATCATTTTCAGATTTGAGGTGtccaatttcaatttcctttttgctgccattttcatttttctttgcaTTCTTGGGTATGCTTTCAGCATACCCCAACTTTATTCCTTCATCTATTTCACAAATCACCAATCCATTCATGGCACACACACATTCATtgtatccttctcatcattaaGAAGGGTTTGATTTCCTACATTCTATGCTCAGGTGCATGTTTAAGGCCAAGGTTCAAAAggatatttttcattcataatgaaGTAGGGTGGTTGTTTGGCCTTGgtttatacaaaatattcatCTAGTGTTTAGTACTAAAATGTTGCCTAAATTATACAATTCACTAGACTTTGAGTTCTCTCTAGCGTAGCTCCCTCTTCCAGACTTCCTTCCTTAAGAGTTGACCTCACTTCTCCTTATAAAGCTTTCTTCCATCTTCATGTATATCTTAAAGGAGTTAGGAGAGAAGTCATCATGGACCCTCTTGAAAGCcctttattgtttatatttataacaccttaatgcatattttaataaatattgctCTAAGTAAAATTCTTACACTTAATTTGTTGATTGACGATTGGGGTTTGCTTAACCATATTTATACTCTTTTCTTTACTCTTTATGCACTAGTGCATTAGGAGAGTGACATTTATTTGGTAGCATCAACGATAACTTATCATTATCTAAGAGCGATTTACGTATTTATGAAAATCAAAAGTTGTTTATATACTTGTAAGAGTGGTTTGTGTACTCAACTTATAATCATTGATTTAATTTGTAGAATCTCTTAAGCATAACTCAAGAGTTTAAAGTAAATCCATATAaaatttgtgtattattttttatcacttacTAGAAAGTCTAGCAAGAAAAGAGTTTAAGACTCTATTGAATCCCTCCTTCCATAACTATTTATTccctttctcttttatttttctttctatcttctttatatttttttttcataatttgtttttcttatttttatcactttaatCCACCACATATGGACctttagatttttaattaagATGTGCTAAAAgggaaaagttttcttagtgcATACCAATAAAGTATAAACCAACGTCTTTATGTGATTTAGTGAACAACTTTTTATAATACCAAGGGTTTATGCCCCGTTATTTTTGTTACATCATCTCTATTATTTTGAAAGTCtctttctctaattttaaaGACCTAAAGTATGAAGTTAATTCACCGCCTGTTAAATGTGTTGGTTGATTAGAAACCttctaaatacaaaatatttttaaataatgttcggagattttatatctttgaaaatataattaaagtaaaatatgtaaataaatataaatctcGAAAGTTCACTCTATAAAATGGAATTgaatttaaacttattttctaactctgcaaaataaataaaatggatcATCAAACttgaacatttaaaatatatccaGTGACGCATGAATGtgagattaaaaataaagataatttagtTGGCTGAGTTTAGGAAATTATTTCTATGAAACGATAATTCactattatggaaaattatttgaaggATGTTTCAAAGAGGTTTCATAGAATTTATTTAAAGTCATTATACAAATACTCGTGTTTAAGTTTATATTCAAATTGTGagaattttctaaagagatggCGAGTTTTTAGTTAAATTGTATTGCGATGCGAGACATACATATTTAAATAGAAATTGAATACAcacaaaaattgataaattctcatattatttCGCCTTTcatttataactttttgaacttttatcattttcattatccaatgtttctctcaattGTCATTTCAAGATCTTACCTTAAAAGAAgatcaattaattaatatgattgAAGATGATTTTGTAGTTATTTGTCGGTATAAAATGAAATTCTTTGCATAAGTAAACTCTTAATTTCATCTGGACAGTAATGTATGCGTGTTTTTCCagtaataatgttaatattataaAGTATATAGGCCTTGGCCCGGCCTCCATGCTTTTTCTCTATCTTCATCCACACACTTTAATCTTTTTCGCTTTTGTCTTTCCTTGTCCTCTGATTGTTGCCATAAACTAGTTAATATTCCCCATCCCTCTCATCACATAGAGAAGCTAGAAGTCCATGGGGTTTCAGCTTGTGAAGAAGAAATGTGAGAAAGATCTTGGTTTAAACTATTGCCCTCAACGCAAGCAACAACAAACAACCAACAGCCTCACCCTACAGTCCTAGTAGAGTGCAACAGAAACAGCCCAGCTACTACTATCTAATGGGGTCGGAGCAGAATCGATTTCCTCAGCACGAAAGAGTATCTTTCTCACTCCTTCAATCTCACGTGTCCTTCTATTTACTCTTCACGAATTTCA from Vigna unguiculata cultivar IT97K-499-35 chromosome 8, ASM411807v1, whole genome shotgun sequence encodes:
- the LOC114193922 gene encoding uncharacterized protein LOC114193922: MANNANSSSKTQPPYAPNPNHQNFLQNNGVGMTPQPQFCSGNHQSQSLSPPFMQRLPMNVAPFMNAANHNYFPLQNDQMHLCQMGMPGHQQGQPLVGVLGPQNNVGNPNYSNPMYPVQGQVILNAAQINLSHLQGQMLAQSILNILQPSNVNMSMPNGQFRAPYPMQNMNQQLPTQMSSPSQVVPHGMHPGSFPMFGFPNQLPQAMVPQSSLLSPSPQLGFEPGRHVRLHIDPNEKNLAPPNVNANAFVSQSPFSSHQLQGNTSGSLNSDLAHTSNSQPPALLKSHSQVNPYGNIKTNVPNTNWNGSPSKNFKNRPTRGGFKGGFQKSKFNDVNNGKRRTGFLKDHNGRGPYSGRAAQDSVRSKELKQQLERSFSVTYTEQEIKQWREARKKNHPCNNFQKRHCEWPMDSKVIKREVLQRELKEVLAKQAELGIEVAEIPSHYLKNSDNQGLQNEGKNKFSDKRKFQNKFNKKLDRKGRFGKKQKFADFSESPSLKMRKPTLLQKLLSADISKDKSHLFQVFRFMVINSFFKHCPDKPLRYPSVMVKENWSEVDTKKDIPKRGNEGAVKKIASLNNDDHSSEDEDSDVDENDSIVHNNPHKELFSLVKEGFEKSDEEGEILE